One Pseudomonas lalucatii genomic window carries:
- the hemA gene encoding glutamyl-tRNA reductase produces MAFIALGINHKTASVAVRERVAFTPEQLVEALQQLCLRTASREAAILSTCNRSELYLEQDDLTADAVLAWLADYHRLSLDELRACAYVHQDDAAVRHMMRVASGLDSMVLGEPQILGQMKSAYAVAREAGTLGPLLGRLFQATFSTAKTVRTDTAIGENPVSVAFAAVSLARQIFSDLHDSQALLIGAGETITLVARHLYEQGVKRIVVANRTLERASSLAEQFGAHAVLLSDIPQELVSSDIVISSTASQLPILGKGAVESALKRRKHKPIFMVDIAVPRDIEPQVGKLDDVYLYTVDDLHEVIAENLKSRQGAAQAAEELVSVGAEDFMLRLRELAAVDVLKAYRQQAERLRDEELAKAQRLLGKGASAEEVLAQLARGLTNKLLHAPSVQLKKLSADGRVDALAVAQELFALDEGVPSDKGL; encoded by the coding sequence ATGGCCTTCATCGCCCTCGGCATCAACCACAAAACCGCCTCGGTGGCCGTCCGCGAACGCGTGGCCTTCACCCCGGAGCAGTTGGTTGAAGCGTTGCAGCAGCTGTGCCTGCGCACCGCCAGCCGCGAGGCGGCGATTCTCTCGACCTGCAACCGCAGCGAGCTGTACCTCGAGCAGGACGACCTGACGGCCGATGCGGTGCTGGCCTGGCTGGCCGACTACCACCGGCTCAGTCTCGACGAGTTGCGCGCCTGCGCCTATGTGCATCAGGACGACGCCGCGGTACGCCACATGATGCGCGTGGCCTCGGGCCTGGACTCCATGGTCCTGGGCGAACCGCAGATCCTCGGCCAGATGAAGTCGGCCTATGCCGTGGCCCGCGAGGCGGGGACCCTGGGGCCGCTGCTCGGCCGGCTGTTCCAGGCCACCTTCAGCACGGCCAAGACGGTGCGTACCGACACCGCCATCGGCGAGAACCCGGTATCGGTGGCGTTCGCCGCGGTCAGCCTGGCCAGGCAGATATTCAGCGACCTGCACGACAGCCAGGCCCTGCTGATCGGCGCCGGCGAGACCATCACCCTGGTCGCCCGCCACCTGTACGAGCAGGGCGTCAAGCGCATCGTCGTGGCCAACCGCACCCTGGAGCGCGCCAGCAGCCTGGCCGAGCAGTTCGGCGCCCATGCGGTGCTGCTCTCGGACATCCCCCAGGAACTGGTCAGCAGCGACATCGTCATCAGCTCCACCGCCAGCCAGCTGCCGATCCTCGGCAAGGGCGCGGTGGAAAGCGCGCTGAAGCGGCGCAAGCACAAGCCGATCTTCATGGTCGACATCGCCGTGCCGCGGGATATCGAACCCCAGGTCGGCAAGCTGGACGACGTCTACCTCTATACCGTCGACGACCTGCACGAGGTCATCGCGGAAAACCTCAAGAGCCGCCAGGGTGCCGCCCAGGCCGCCGAGGAGCTGGTCAGCGTCGGCGCCGAGGACTTCATGTTGCGCCTGCGCGAGCTGGCCGCGGTGGACGTGCTCAAGGCCTACCGCCAGCAGGCCGAGCGCCTGCGCGACGAGGAGCTGGCCAAGGCCCAGCGTCTGCTCGGCAAGGGCGCCTCGGCCGAGGAGGTGCTGGCCCAGCTGGCCCGCGGTCTGACCAACAAGTTGCTGCATGCGCCCAGCGTGCAGCTGAAGAAACTCTCCGCCGACGGCCGCGTCGATGCGCTGGCCGTGGCCCAGGAACTCTTTGCCCTCGACGAGGGCGTGCCGTCCGACAAAGGCCTGTGA
- a CDS encoding tetratricopeptide repeat protein, with protein sequence MKSSFALLTALALLGGCQVLSPSVPDGSPPVEDSSPPAQAQQPKTYASFTQETLYALLTAELAGQRNRFDIALGNYVQQANATQDPGVAERGFRIAEYLGAEQAALDTALIWATNAPDSLDAQRAAAVQLARAGRYDESMSHMETVLLHQGDTHFDFLALSAAETDPDTRAGLLQSFDRLLEKHPHNGQLLFGKALLLQQDERPEEALELLETRTSKLDDVAPLLLQARLLQQLERGEEAMPLLAQGLERHPEDKRLRLTYARLLVQQDRLDDAKGEFATLLQRFPNDDDLRFSLALVCLEAEAWREAIVYLEELVERGSHVDAAHYNLARAYEALEEPESALIEYALVGPGNDYLPAQARQTELLLASQRGAEASTRLREAREAQPDYAIQLYLIESEALAKQERHETAWSLIEQALEQFPDDLNLLYTRAMLAEKRDDLGQLEQDLRFILEREPDNAMALNALGYTLADRTTRYAEAKALIEQAHQIDPDDPAILDSLGWVNYRLGNLDEAERLLRQALQRFPDHEVAAHLGEVLWARGKQREARRVWAGALKEQPDSAILRSTLLRLTGSETL encoded by the coding sequence ATGAAAAGCTCCTTCGCGTTACTGACCGCCCTGGCGTTGCTGGGCGGTTGCCAAGTGCTCAGCCCATCCGTCCCGGATGGCTCGCCGCCCGTGGAGGACAGCTCTCCGCCTGCGCAGGCGCAGCAGCCCAAGACCTACGCCTCGTTCACCCAGGAAACCCTGTACGCCCTGCTCACCGCCGAACTGGCCGGACAGCGCAATCGCTTCGACATCGCCCTGGGCAACTACGTGCAGCAGGCCAACGCGACCCAGGACCCCGGGGTCGCCGAGCGCGGTTTCCGCATCGCCGAGTACCTCGGTGCCGAACAGGCGGCCCTGGATACCGCACTGATCTGGGCGACCAACGCCCCGGACAGCCTCGACGCCCAGCGCGCCGCCGCCGTGCAGCTGGCCCGCGCCGGGCGCTACGACGAATCCATGAGCCACATGGAAACCGTCCTGCTGCACCAGGGTGACACCCACTTCGATTTCCTCGCCCTGTCCGCCGCGGAAACCGACCCGGACACCCGCGCCGGCCTGCTGCAGAGCTTCGACCGCCTGCTGGAGAAGCACCCGCACAACGGCCAGCTGCTGTTCGGCAAGGCCCTGCTGCTGCAACAGGACGAGCGCCCCGAGGAGGCCCTCGAGCTGCTCGAGACCCGGACGAGCAAGCTCGACGACGTGGCGCCGCTGCTGCTGCAGGCGCGCCTGCTGCAACAGCTCGAGCGTGGCGAGGAGGCCATGCCCCTGCTGGCGCAGGGACTCGAGCGCCACCCCGAAGACAAGCGCCTGCGCCTGACCTACGCGCGCCTGCTGGTCCAGCAGGACCGCCTGGACGACGCCAAGGGCGAGTTCGCCACCCTGCTGCAACGCTTCCCCAACGACGACGACCTGCGTTTCTCCCTGGCCCTGGTCTGCCTGGAGGCCGAGGCCTGGCGCGAGGCCATCGTCTACCTGGAGGAGCTGGTCGAGCGCGGCAGTCATGTCGATGCCGCGCACTACAACCTGGCCCGCGCCTATGAAGCGCTCGAGGAACCGGAAAGCGCACTGATCGAATACGCCCTGGTCGGCCCAGGCAACGACTACCTGCCGGCCCAGGCCCGCCAGACCGAACTGCTGCTGGCCAGCCAGCGCGGCGCCGAGGCCTCGACGCGCCTGCGCGAGGCCCGCGAGGCCCAGCCCGACTATGCCATCCAGCTCTACCTGATCGAGTCCGAAGCCCTGGCCAAGCAGGAGCGCCACGAAACCGCCTGGTCCCTGATCGAGCAGGCCCTGGAGCAGTTCCCGGACGACCTCAACCTGCTCTATACCCGCGCCATGCTGGCCGAGAAGCGCGACGACCTGGGCCAGCTGGAGCAGGACCTGCGCTTCATTCTCGAACGCGAGCCGGACAACGCCATGGCCCTCAACGCCCTCGGCTACACCCTGGCCGACCGTACCACCCGCTACGCCGAGGCCAAGGCACTGATCGAGCAGGCACACCAGATCGACCCGGACGACCCGGCCATTCTCGACAGCCTGGGCTGGGTCAACTACCGCCTGGGCAACCTGGACGAGGCCGAACGCCTGCTCCGCCAGGCCCTGCAACGCTTCCCCGATCACGAAGTCGCCGCCCACCTGGGCGAGGTGCTCTGGGCCCGCGGCAAGCAGCGCGAGGCCCGCAGGGTCTGGGCCGGCGCCCTCAAGGAACAACCCGATAGCGCCATCCTGCGCAGCACCCTGCTGCGCCTGACCGGCTCCGAGACCCTATGA
- the lolB gene encoding lipoprotein insertase outer membrane protein LolB: protein MTFVRPLILFGLLALLAGCAGLTSREALEGSGDPARWQAHKQQVAALDAWQINGKVGIRAPRDSGSGTLFWLQRQDYYDIRLSGPLGRGAARLTGRPGAILLEVANQGRYQAASPEALLQQQLGLNLPVSHLLWWIRGLPSPASKSRLTLDGDSRLAQLKQDGWRVDYQRYAQQNGYWLPERIRLDGHDLQVTLVIKDWQPRQLGQ, encoded by the coding sequence ATGACATTCGTCCGCCCCCTCATTCTCTTCGGCTTGCTCGCCCTGCTCGCCGGCTGTGCCGGCCTGACCTCCCGCGAAGCGCTGGAAGGCTCCGGCGACCCCGCCCGCTGGCAGGCCCATAAACAGCAGGTCGCCGCCCTCGACGCCTGGCAGATCAACGGCAAGGTCGGCATCCGCGCGCCCCGCGACTCGGGCAGCGGCACGCTGTTCTGGCTGCAGCGCCAGGACTACTACGACATCCGCCTGTCCGGTCCACTGGGCCGCGGCGCTGCCCGCCTGACCGGGCGGCCCGGGGCCATCCTCCTGGAGGTGGCCAATCAGGGCCGCTACCAGGCCGCCTCGCCGGAGGCCCTGCTGCAGCAGCAACTGGGGCTGAACCTGCCGGTATCCCATCTACTCTGGTGGATCCGCGGCCTGCCGTCGCCCGCCAGCAAGAGCCGCCTGACCCTGGATGGCGACAGCCGCCTGGCCCAGTTGAAGCAGGACGGCTGGCGTGTCGACTACCAGCGCTATGCGCAGCAGAACGGCTATTGGCTGCCCGAGCGCATCAGGCTCGACGGCCACGACCTGCAGGTGACCCTGGTGATCAAGGACTGGCAGCCGCGCCAGCTCGGCCAATGA
- the ispE gene encoding 4-(cytidine 5'-diphospho)-2-C-methyl-D-erythritol kinase, with protein sequence MTPPAIPAAAQLILPAPAKLNLMLHILGRRADGYHELQTLFQFLDHGDQLGFALREDGQIRLHSQIAGVAHDSNLIVRAARRLQQDAGCPLGADIWLDKRLPMGGGIGGGSSDAATTLLGLDHLWQLGWGEERLAALGLGLGADVPVFVRGRAAFAEGVGERLTPIELAEPWFLVAIPQVLVSTAEVFSDPELTRDTPPIKVRSLLEGGGRNDCQPVVQKRYPEVRNALILLNKFVPARLTGTGACVFGSFPNRVDADKVARQLPAALPSFVAQGRNVSMLHRKLATLAKK encoded by the coding sequence ATGACACCGCCGGCCATTCCCGCCGCCGCCCAGCTGATCCTGCCGGCGCCGGCCAAGCTCAACCTGATGCTGCACATCCTCGGCCGCCGCGCCGACGGCTACCACGAGCTGCAGACCCTGTTCCAATTCCTCGACCACGGCGACCAGCTGGGTTTCGCCCTGCGCGAGGACGGCCAGATCCGCCTGCACAGCCAGATCGCCGGCGTGGCCCACGACAGCAACCTGATCGTGCGCGCCGCCCGCCGCCTGCAGCAGGACGCAGGCTGCCCGCTGGGCGCCGACATCTGGCTGGACAAGCGCCTGCCCATGGGCGGCGGCATCGGCGGCGGCAGCTCGGACGCCGCTACCACCCTGCTCGGCCTCGATCACCTCTGGCAGCTGGGCTGGGGCGAAGAGCGCCTGGCCGCACTGGGCCTGGGCCTGGGCGCCGACGTGCCGGTGTTCGTGCGCGGCCGGGCGGCGTTCGCCGAAGGCGTCGGCGAGCGACTCACCCCGATCGAACTCGCCGAGCCCTGGTTCCTCGTGGCCATTCCGCAAGTGCTTGTCAGCACAGCGGAAGTTTTCTCCGACCCCGAGTTGACACGGGATACGCCGCCCATTAAAGTTCGCAGCCTTCTTGAGGGGGGTGGTCGTAACGACTGCCAGCCGGTTGTCCAGAAGCGTTATCCAGAGGTTCGTAACGCTCTGATCTTGTTGAACAAATTTGTTCCTGCAAGATTGACCGGCACTGGAGCTTGTGTGTTTGGGAGCTTCCCAAACAGGGTCGATGCTGATAAAGTCGCCCGCCAACTTCCAGCCGCTTTGCCGAGTTTTGTCGCCCAGGGTCGCAACGTCTCGATGTTGCACCGCAAGCTCGCAACTCTGGCCAAGAAGTGA